One Flavobacterium sp. 90 DNA segment encodes these proteins:
- a CDS encoding SRPBCC family protein — protein sequence MNLESPKVTVQKSAQDLFDLLTDVKNFEKLMPDNIAKFEVTGEDAFIFGLKGMPEIKLKMKEKVAPNKIVLGAASDKLPFTLVSNIDSISDSESAVQLQFEGEFNAMMAMMIKGPISKFIETLATNMTKL from the coding sequence ATGAACTTAGAAAGTCCAAAAGTTACTGTTCAGAAATCAGCTCAAGATTTATTTGATTTATTGACTGATGTTAAGAATTTTGAAAAATTAATGCCGGATAATATTGCTAAATTTGAAGTAACAGGCGAAGATGCTTTTATTTTTGGATTGAAAGGTATGCCGGAAATAAAACTAAAAATGAAAGAAAAAGTTGCACCAAACAAAATTGTTCTTGGAGCAGCAAGCGATAAACTTCCATTTACTTTGGTTTCAAATATCGATAGCATTTCAGATTCTGAAAGTGCCGTACAACTTCAATTTGAAGGAGAATTTAACGCTATGATGGCTATGATGATCAAAGGACCAATTAGCAAATTCATCGAAACTTTGGCAACTAATATGACGAAGTTATAA